The stretch of DNA CACCCGCCCCGAAACCGAAGTCGCCGGTACCGCCCGCGTTCTTGTCGCGGTCGGGCCCGTTCTGATCCCCCGTGTTCTTGTCACGATCGGGATCGTCGTCGGGTTTGGAGAAGCCGAAGGGCGGATTGCTCATGACTCAACGGTACAAGGCGCATGGTTCGGTGGCTGCCGGCCGCGTCACGCTGACGGCGAACACGCGGACGGCCGACAGCGGTGCCCGCCCGTTCGCGCTCTACGCTGGTCCAGGTGAATCGACGGATCGTGACGCTTCTGGCTGCGCTGGCCCCGATCGTGGTACTCGGCATCCTCGGCACCGTGATCAAGGTGCCGTACGTGGCTCTCGGGCCGGGACCCACGTTCAACACCCTGGGTGAGGTGGGTGGTGAGCAGGTCGTCGCCATCGAGGGAACGGACGTGGACGACACCGCCGGCCACCTCAACATGACGACCGTCGCCGTGCGCGACGACCTCAACGTGTTCGAAGCGTTCGGACTGTGGGCCAGTGGACGCCAGGGCATCGTGCCCCGCGAGGAGGTGTACCCGCCGGACAAGTCGAAGGACGAGGTCAAGCAGGAGAACGACGCCGACTTCCAGCAGTCGGAGGACAGCGCGGAACTCGCGGCGCTCCACTTCCTGGACGAGCCGGTGGACCTGCGGATCGCCAAGGTCGGTGAGGACGGCCCCTCCCAGGGGCTCCTGCGTGAAGGCGACGTTCTGGTCAGTGTCGACGGGAAACCGGTGTCGACGGTCGGCGGCGTGCAGGAGGCGGTGGCCGACGTGCCCCCGAACACCGAGGTGCCGATCGTGATCCGGCGTGACGGCGCGGAGACGACGGTGCGGGTGGTGCTCGGTTCCCGCCCGGACGACGAGGCCAAGGGCTACCTGGGGATCACGCCGGAGGAAGTCCCCGACGTCCCGTTCACCATCGACTTCAACCTCGCCGACGTGGGCGGCCCGTCGGCGGGACTCA from Rhodococcus opacus B4 encodes:
- a CDS encoding YlbL family protein produces the protein MNRRIVTLLAALAPIVVLGILGTVIKVPYVALGPGPTFNTLGEVGGEQVVAIEGTDVDDTAGHLNMTTVAVRDDLNVFEAFGLWASGRQGIVPREEVYPPDKSKDEVKQENDADFQQSEDSAELAALHFLDEPVDLRIAKVGEDGPSQGLLREGDVLVSVDGKPVSTVGGVQEAVADVPPNTEVPIVIRRDGAETTVRVVLGSRPDDEAKGYLGITPEEVPDVPFTIDFNLADVGGPSAGLMFTLAVIDKLSPGELNGGKFVAGTGTIDSDGDVGPIGGIKYKLIAASEAGAETFLVPAKNCDEARQGAPDGLRLVKVENLDGAVDALEAVNTGADAPHC